In the Clarias gariepinus isolate MV-2021 ecotype Netherlands chromosome 10, CGAR_prim_01v2, whole genome shotgun sequence genome, TTTAAACCTTCACACCCGTTTCCATCTGAACGTCTGAGTTCAGGTATTCAGCAGACAGGATACTGAAAACACTGTATATAGTCAAATGGTTTAGATAAGCCATTCATCATGAAATCATTTTTAGTTAGATTGTGTGAATGTGATTACAATGTAATTAGATTACAGAAAAAAGTAGTGTCAGGTTTGTCCAGAGTAAGTCACAGTGTTATCTGAATAAGTGTCAGCAGCTTTCAAGGTCCTTTATGCATTTTCTGTATCTCAAAGATGTTACCATCAGTTAAGCACAAGGACAATGATAACGGTGTGTCAACACTTTTCTGATtcaacacaaaatcaatcaagaaatcaatcTTTTGCATTGTTATCTATACCTGTATCTGCCTCTAGTGCAATGGAGGTACATGACGAAAcactataaaaacatttatgctGAGGAAAATACCCTGTGGTGTAggtggaagaaaaagaaaaaaaaaaatacatgacatGATCTGGTCCAACACAAATCATAATTACTGTTACCACCCAAAAGCCAACCTTTTTCCTGTTGTAACATATCCTATAATGTTCAAATTCTGTTACATGACAGTAACTTTTCAGTGatcacattatttttatttgtcagttAGTCACGTCATACTTTTAACTTGTTCTTGTTAACACTCACTACAGTTTACTACTGTCTACTGTTGTAGCAGTTAATAACAtaagcaaaaaattaaaaaaaaagcagcttgttatattttttgaaaaactGCAAAACACATTCCCCAGTCCGAAGATTGCTCTTACACGAACCaccttaaaataatatattattttattatattgttgctgattattatttaaaaaactcaaGTTTGgtagtctttttaaaaaaaaacaattgcacTAATATGGCTACTGGAAGTTATTTGTTCAGTCATGTTAATCAACCATGttgtcataaaaaataataaaagagaaGATTATTTGTGACCACTACCCTTAATCTTGTAGAATTGTTTCAGTTGACCATTGATTATTGTAATTAGGACAGTGGAGCAGGTACCATTGCTATCTCACAGATCCATTGTTCCTGTTTTAATATTGAGCTTGGGATAGTGTCTATGTTTGTCTTGCTTGCCTATGGGATTTCTGGTTTCCCCTACTCCTCCAAAAAAATGCCAGCAGATGGGCTGGTTATGTTGGCTtgtctttggcacacacattgtgaatgtgtgtgtgtgtgtgcagtgcttATGACAATGCTTTTAAATCCACAGTGTATTTTCCCATCTCATGTCAAGGATTCACTGCAACCCTGAACCAGATAAAGCAGCTTGTGGAGAGAAGTGAATAAGTCTTCAGAACCcccccacacatacagtacactagaAGCACTATTTTTAAGGAAGTTAAAACTGTGCATTTGCGTTTTGGATTTGACAGGTAGAatgaaagttatcattacttttataatgtgtaaattttTACTGCTACCAGAATATAGGAATGATTTGACAATTATGTAGGACCTTCAAATATGagcatattatttttatcattatcattattactattattattattaaaaacaaccaaaaataaacttaaaaacatgtgatcatgtgtatacatgtttgtatagttgtttaaaattaaataaatattaatgcatcatattgcttattttgtgGTGAAAAAACGAAATTACTTaatactgcacaatcctaaaCCCCATGTAAAACCTGCAAGGAAATTACTAAAAATGTTGAGTTTTAACCAATAACTAGTCACGCACTGTGTTGTTTGTCCAGTAGGTGTCAGTGTTGCACTTAAAAATGGAtttccatttattattaatgcagATGAAAATTATAATCAAGCGATCACTaggagagagaaaaatacaCGCATGAAAAACACGCATATAAACACAATTGTTTTATAGGTCTGtttaaaatacttatttaatgATTAAAGAATCTAACAATATTTGAAATGTTATTTATCCGatataattttcttgtatgCTTTTTATGTAAAGAACGGAGAGagggtttataataataatcgtaatcttttttttttttagaaattgtaGAATGACCATATTCAATAAAGAACACGtaagattataaaaaatgtacagggGCTTAACGAGTCCACTATGTGTGTGTTACGTCATTGCAATGTGGGCGGGGCTAACCAGGCGAATATTGTAGCACCGAGCggagcagaaagagagagagagagagagagattcagtgTCACACAGCATCAGTAATGGAAGGTGCTTATTCCAACGTGTTTGTTTATCTGCTTGCTTATTTACGTGTTTCGTTTAAGATATTTTCCAGCACTTTGTTTCCCTTCCACGCCATGTTATCCGCAACTGTAGTTCAGCCACTTTAAGTAGCCCGAGGCTAAGAAGACTGCTATGGACACAGTTTAAATGATTATGAGGAGATCTGGAAAAGCGAGGAAATAGTAATGgacttcagagagagagagagtcgcaTGTAAGCATTTGTACTCTTAACTGAGTTAAAGTGAATAAGAGAAGAAGGGAGGAGACGCTCCTGTTTATTTGCaatctgtgtttgtttttatgtttttaatctcTTCAGTCAGAAGGACAATTCTACTCTAATGCTGTAACCCAGCTGTTACAGTGTGAAGTGCACCACTGCGCATTTTGTGTGGAACGCTGTATGTTTGAAAGAGAACTTCCTTTATTCCTTGGCTCGGTGTGAAATTCTGTGCCACTTTGTCATTAGAGTGTAAGAAGCTTGGGATTTCATACTCCactgcaaagtttttttttcgtcCTCGAGCCTTGACTCGCAGATTGACTCGCAGCTTTCCATCAGCATGGCTTTACCCGATCATTCCAGCGGCATTTCGGAGGAACTCGGCTTTCCAGAGATTATCGAACTCAACGTCGGAGGACAGGTATACATAACTCGTTACTCCACCCTCACTAGTGTTCCCGACTCACTCCTATGGGAGATGTTCAGCCAGAAAAATGCCACGAGCCTGGCGCGTGACACCAAGGGCCGCTTTTTTGTTGACCGTGATGGCTTCCTGTTCCGCTATGTCCTGGACTACATGCGAGACCAACAACTCGTTCTGCCCGACCATTTCCCAGAGCGAGGGAGGCTACAGAGGGAGGCTGAGTATTTCAAACTTCCTGAGCTAGTCAAGATCCTGGTGCCGAAGTTCAGCAAACAGAACTCACTGGGTGATGATGGATGCCAGagtgatccagaggagtcatcgCCCAGTGCTGATGCTAGCCGAAACCTGGCGTCATTGGGGACAGCTACCTGCAGCAGCCTGGCAACCAATGATGGCAAGCGCACAGGGTTCATCACCATAGGCTACCGAGGCTCATACACACTGGGCCGTGATAGTCAGACTGATGCTAAGTTCCGACGTGTGGCCCGGATCATGGTATGTGGGAAGACGTCGTTGGCCAAAGAGGTTTTTGGGGAAACCCTGAATGAAAGCCGTGACCCTGACAGGCCACCAGAAAGGTACACCTGTCGCTACTATCTGAAGTTCACTTTCCTTGAACAGGCTTTTGACAAGCTGGCTGATGCTGGTTTTCACATGGTGGCATGCAACTCAACGGGCACATGCGCTTTCACGCATGACCAAACTGATGACAAGATTTGGACCAGTTACACAGAATACGTCTTCTACCGTGAGTGAGAACAGACCCATGTTCCTGACCCTTGTCCTTCCAAAACCTACTTGACTCTCTCTGAGATTGTGCTCCCTTAGATTTAGATGCTTCTAGATCACCATCCCAACCTTCAACCAGACTTGCCCTTAATGctttttgtcatgttcctcTCTTCAAACAAACTCTGCCCCTTTACCCAGAGACAGCTCCTAATACTTGTGTAATCATTCCTGGCCTTTGTGAAGTCCTGTGTCATGTTGTTGGGTTTAAAATTTGTGGTTTCCTTTGCTTTTAAACTGGCAAAATGTTAGCCTTTAAGGGCTTAGGAAGGGGTATCTTCGTATCTCCAAATAGGCTTGGCACCAAACCATGGCATTCTTCTTGTTAGTCCATCACATACGTGGACATTTATGGTTTTCCTGAATGTTGGTTATCTGTTATGACAAATCGTTCAGTCTAATTCATTCTAGTGTTATTCGAAATCTTTTGGGACCAAGTCTTTAGGAAAACAGTAGCTAGACAAGATATGTGTATGTACCATAACATCAATCTCTTTGATTGAGAGACAAGCACATTATTCTGAATCTGCAATGTGACTGCATAAATAAGCTACAGTTGCCACTATGGTGCAAGAAGATTGAACAATCTGCCATGTTTTGTTTCCGTCAAACTGAAGCAAAGTGTGTTCATATGAAAAAAATTGTGGTATGCTGTGGGAATTCTAACTAACACAAAGTGTTACACCAGAAGGGGAAGTTGCCTTCTTGCCAAAGCACATCAAGGGCTGAACTCTGAGCAGGagtgaacacacagacacaaaaaggATTAAGGTGTTGGCTGAAATCTGCTCGGTAAAGCCTGATGAGATGTATTGATAGTGACACAAGGCATCTggtgttttgttcatttgtgtCACAAAGGAAAACCTTTTAAGCAaaacctttccttttttttaatacatatttctctttattatgcatttttagttgttttttttacatttccctATCATGTGTATGTAACCATATGCCATTTCAAATTCTTTCTTTGTAAAACAGATACTGCAGTTGTATTaacatatttgtatttttttatttttattttttagtcaaTTTGATTATATAGCGTTTATTCAACCTACAGAATGTATAGATTTATGTTAGCAAGTAAAGTCAGAAAAGTTTAGGTTAAGGGAGCATTAATGTTATGAACACAGCAAATTCTAAGGTGTTTAAAAGGGTgtgataaaacaaaacaataaatacaaaaaaactaatattttttttaattttcaggtTCACCCTTAGGATAAATAGGAATTTGCACAGCATTTGGTACCTCAGATGCCTAGAAAGTATTAAGGCACAATTAATGACATGgttcaaaaaataaatcacttaatgctCACTTAATGCATCAGGCAGATTCTTGCCATACATGTGCTATTGGCTGACAAGAAAGATTTACATTGAGCCACTCATATCCTTAATCAGGAGATCCCATTTCCCTATTAATTTTCTTGTAAAGACATTCTGTGTTGTTAGCAGCAAGTTAGCAAAAGAAAACTGCAAAACCAGCATGAATAAAACAGCAATTTCTGTAATGTGTGGTGAATTACAAGTACCAATCAGTTGTGTATTGCTCTGTGGAATCACAGTTCTCAGTATCTAATCACTGtaaagttgttaaaaaaaaagtatttggtaaaTAACTTAGAACCAAAATGTGAATTAAGACCAGCAGATGAAATACGGTCTTATCAGAATTTGCCTTGATGACGATGTTGCTGTGTATTTAGTTAATGGTGGAGATGGAAGCATTAAACTGGATTATCATGCACATATCTCCTGAACATATGTCTTCTCTTTGCAATGTGCTTAGCATTTCTCAAGCCtgctcttgcctttccttttttttcgcCTTATCATTTTTTCGGTGATGACTTCAAAGGCAGACTGAAGGAATAACCAGAATAGAAATGAGGGCAAACGGATAACCGGTTCCTTCAAAGCAGATTACTCAGCCCGGTAAACAAATTTGTTAGCTAATATAGTCAGTCAAAtagtcattattttatttaaattggaaTAACGATGGCATGGCTATCTCAAAAAACTGTCAAGAGTGCAATTCCAGGAAAAGCCTTTTGATTCATCACACCCTAGATGCAGGTACTagtgattaataaataatttttactaaATATACAAAATTCTTCATGTGATATCTGAGGCAATATTAatgttggagaaaaaaaattgttattaacaaaatattatatattaaatataaaatatattccaTATTATTGAACTCATTTCATACCAGGGTCAagccttttctttttccaatttttttttttttttaggaaattcAAGAATGTCTTATTCTAATTGAAAATTTGGCGTCCCATTTTAACCATTCTTTCATTAACCCTGTTTCCTTATGCATCcactctataccgcttatctctggagacttggggcacaaggcagggtacaccctggaccacACACTGACTGACGTTCAACTGTGGGAAGGAACCACTGTGGAAaggaaccagagtacctggcgaaacccactaagcacagggagaacatgcaaactccacacacacactcacacacagaggaGGCTAACAACCGGCGTGTTGCCTTAACACTGTTTATCAcagacaaaatattttacagatttctCACTTAATgcaataattgtaaaaataatattggCCACTAAttaattagatagatagatagatagatagatactttattcatCCCCGTGGGGAAATTcacaattatataataattaatattattttatctaTCTAAGCTAtatcaatatttatatatagattCCACTTATTTGTGGAGTTGTGCAACCAGTCTGCTAATTCTCTGGTCAATGCATATTAAACTTATTCGCACCATTTTTTTGTCCCCCAGCAATTAGCAGAATTTTTcgaatgattgtttttttttttttttggaattataTTCATCCTACTGCCCATATTTCAGGAAGTAAACACAACCCTCTGTGCCCAGTGTGATACATCACTCTGTCTCTAAACTAATTAAGTCCATTAATCAAATTATCTGCTGTTATGGCATCGTCCTTGGTAGGATTACGTGAGCTTAtacatgagtttaatttaaaaatcatcTAACCATGTTAATACTGAATTCAGTTTAGCAAAGTGATTGATTTTTGGTGAATAATCAACTGATTCATATGTTTATTCACAGTTAACCACCATTTGGgataaaatgttcttttaatcTGGCAGCATATGCAATGAGCAGAATGTGCAAGGAAATTCTTTTGCTTCAGATGGCTTTAATTATTCCATTAAAGGCTCACAGTTTACTCCATAATATCAAACTCTGTGCTGTTTGGTTTTGTCAGAAATTCATTGATTCCTGGATGCTATATGCCACAagctgaccttttttttaaaccaggaaATTGTTCCTTTATTGAGGGTGCATAGGGTGAGAGAAGGTCAAGTGTTGGACTGAGCAGCAGTGCGTGTCCTGCTTACTTTTCAACTGCATTTCAGCTGCCAGATCCTATAGCATGTAGATAAAATGAACTGTTTTACTCTATACAATCTAATTGTATTTTCCCTTATTTGAATTAatcaattagttaattaatttgttcattttctgtaACCTCTTTATCCTGGGCATGGTCATGGTGGATCTTGCTAACAGTTGGTTTATTGATGGAGTCATTCCATCCCACCATGCACACATATATTCgtacactcattcacatctaTTGGCAATCTAGCACAGCCAATTCATTTAGCTGCATGGTTTTGGATGGTGGGTGTAAAGCTGTAAACTCCAGGGAGGAACCACACAAACACTGAGAACTCCACATAAACAGCAATCTGAGCTCAGGATTGAACCTATCCCTGACTGCTTTTGCACCTTATCTCACTACCTTAACCCCACCGTGaacaatgaatgaattaatgaatgaacgaatgaatgaatcaatcattcaaacaaacaaacaaacgtgtTGAATTAAAAGAGAAACACATCAGGGAGCTATCCAGTTTCATCCTTCATCTCTTGATAGCTATGAGCACAAACAGAGCTaaaagcagcaaataaaagTGCCAGCCTGTTAATTACCGAGCATTCAGTGGCTTTGTGTCAACATGCTCAGCAAGAGTACAGGCAGGCTCGCTAGCTCATGATGTGCATGGCATGATGGGACAAACccccttttcacacacacacatactcactccCATTCCCTTGAATCTATAAAATGGATGtatctaattattttaatattaggcTCCTGTTTATACTATTTTAACCTGAAAAGATCTCTGAAATCTACCACCAAACAGCTAACTGATCTTTAAATTGCAAACTACTCCTTCAGCTCGTATGTTCTATtcagtaatttttttgtaaaaaatttggAATCAAACAGCAATCTCCTCTAACTCTCTTAACTACTGACAATAAGTGGTATACATGATATCAGGTGCATTTGAAGATATGGAGACAAATTATCATTAAGCCTTTacttttgcttgtttgtttagtgCAGATTGAGCATGATAGTTCACCCACAATACTAAAAAAGATAATAAGACAGTTTTTCCATGCCTTGAGAGAGTAAAGGTATGCCTGTATGATGTACTATAAGGGCAGCTGAAAGTggagggtttttatttctaattaaacCATCAAGACCAGTTGgaatatatgtgtacatatttaaaaaaaaaatgtttctaaagTTATGCTTCAGACAGTGAACTAAGTGAGGAGAACAACACTGAGGCAGCATACAGCAGTTAATTGGgcaaaaatgatggaaaatgaTGGATCCAGTCACAGACTATGATGTACCTGCTGAGCTGCTAACGAAGGCTCAGCGGGTACGAGACTTGTGTGAGGAGGACAAAGAGGAGGAGAAGAGCCAGTATTGCTGCAAGCCAGGAGTAAAAATTAACCTGTGTAACAATGTAAACGTGTGTATTCCAGAATTTTTCATCATAGAGCTGGGGTTGAACTTGTGACAGAGGCAAATTTATATGCAGGGTATGAGTAAAACTTGAATCAGCAGGAAGCAGGCACCTCTTATTGTGAAGGAAATCTAAACTTTCATTGTCGCTATGTGTATTCTCCAGCTGCCAGGGAGGAAATTATGAGTGACAAAAGAAATGATTTTTCCAGACTAGTTTCCCCAAAGACATGTCAAGGGACAGACTTCCCAACGATCAGGACGTAGTACTTCTtcttttactactactactaaaataTGTGCATTTTCAGATATTTGCCGTTAAAAGGTGATCAAGTTCATGATGTGGACCATTCTGAAAAGCTGTGGAAATTCTCACAAACTTCAAACTAAACACTGGGCATAAGGGGACATAGGAGAATATTCTTGCTCGCTGTATCATCATGGATCGAGCCAGATTTTACTACACAGCAAAATCTCTATTGTTGAATTAATGCTCTCAGTGTTAAACTAACACCATACTGTTTTAATATATGTCCAGTTGGACTCAAATCAACTcaaagtgttaaatcaacactggGTATTTTACTGAATATGGACTTCATCTGTCCATTTTCATTGACAACTTATACTCAAAGTTGGATCTTTCCTGTCCTTCAGGACACCAAGGGTCTCATGTTAATTTCTAATTACCATGAGCAAACTAAGAAAGGGTCAATGAAAAGAAGGAAGCAAGCGTGCGAATGAAAAAAGTTTGTAGTCCCGCATTCCTTTTCGGATTAgcaaaaacacattaaacttGTGGATGTGCAGATGGTTGCATATAGTTCCAGCATCACTCAAAGAAATTTCTTCTTGGCTGTCAGAGACATACATTCATATTTTGCTGCAAGGTGTGCTGGAGGAAAAATCCAAGTCCAAGTGAGGCTACAAAGTGTGGTTGGAGGACATGGCACAAGAACCTGTTGGCTCAGAGAAAGCAAGGTGTGTTTCTTAACCAGCAGTATCTGTACATAACTGTCGGACTCTCTTTCACAAGAAAGAGATGTCTACCCATCTTCACCCCCACCAACCACTTAACAATTCCACTTTTTGTTTCTCTGCtctctttatcttttctttCCCTATTTTCTTCTGctggaaaaaaatccaataaagcAACATGTGACTGTTATCCAAACATCATCACcaacagatgtttaaaaaatctctctctctttctaactTATCCACTTTCAAGTAGTGGCTGTATTATGCGGCAGCTTGCCAGCATAATTCAatctattaaaatttaatagtCTGCCATAAGGAAAGCAAGCATAGCACATTCCCCACATGGCAACTCTGAAGTCTATTTCTCATTCTAGTTTTATTCTGATCAACAATTGGACTCAGCCCAATAAGATCTGCAAAGCTgagcagacatttttttttttgtctggagTAACACAACCAGACAACTTATACAGcacacaaacaagaaaaaaaaggttcagaAAATTAAAGAAGTTTAACAGTGCACAAAAAGGTGAGGTATACGGTAGCACtatggtaggtgtttcgcctgccatgcggaaggcccgggttcgattcccagccagtgcccaaaccccccagccactggatgcagtgccggccCCAAGCCCGGATTATAtgagagggttgcgtcaggaagggcatccggtgcaaaacctgtaccaagttgttgtgcggactggaaattccactgtggcgaccccttgccaggagcCGCTGAaggccaacaacaacaacggtAGCACCCCaccctctcttacacacacaggcCCCACACATCTTACATTAGATGAGGACTGGTGTACACTAGGTGCAATTACTTGGTATGGTGGCACTagaaagatatttaaaaaaaagcttgcatGCTTATTAGTTTTAACTGTTGCAGTAGCCTTTAAAGAAGCAGGAGATTAATTAAGGAGGTGTTTGATTGTCATCATTCAT is a window encoding:
- the kctd12b gene encoding BTB/POZ domain-containing protein KCTD12b, whose protein sequence is MALPDHSSGISEELGFPEIIELNVGGQVYITRYSTLTSVPDSLLWEMFSQKNATSLARDTKGRFFVDRDGFLFRYVLDYMRDQQLVLPDHFPERGRLQREAEYFKLPELVKILVPKFSKQNSLGDDGCQSDPEESSPSADASRNLASLGTATCSSLATNDGKRTGFITIGYRGSYTLGRDSQTDAKFRRVARIMVCGKTSLAKEVFGETLNESRDPDRPPERYTCRYYLKFTFLEQAFDKLADAGFHMVACNSTGTCAFTHDQTDDKIWTSYTEYVFYRE